In the genome of Cupriavidus sp. WKF15, the window AATCAGCGTCGCCGATTCCATTAGATAAGGGCGGGTTGTGCCATAGGACCAGCAGTGCGCCTCGCCAGCCGGCGTAGGTTCCGAAGGAATTAGCTTGCGCAGCCGTGTCCAGAGCGCGGCCATCGCATGTGGCTGGAGTTCGCGGTAGAACGCATCACGCCGGCTCATCACGTCTGTAGCGGTGTTAGTTGTCATGATCGAATGTCTCCTGCGTCGATATCAGTGGGTGGCGATGTAGTCGGGCTGCGCGTTTGGCGCCGCCACCCGGAAGGCCTCGTGACGCATGCAGTGCTCGTAGGTACGACGTACACATGGAAAAGGATCGAGGCTGAACCCTGCACGCAGTGCGTTGGCGACTTGCGGCACCAGGCAACAGTCGGCCAGCGTGGGTGCGTCCCCAACGCCCCAGCCGCCGTCCGCAGGCAGCCATTGTTCCAACGCGCTGAAGCCAGTGGTGAGCCAATGCGCCACCCATTCCGACTTGTCGGCATCGGCAATCCCCACACGGGCGCTCAGGTACTGCTGCACGCGCATATTGTTCAGCGGATGCATGTCACATGCGATCATCAGTGCAATCTCCATTACGCGTATGCGCGCCGGCCCCTCAGCGGGAATCAAGCGCGGCACTGGCCAAGTGCGATCGAGATAGTCGATGATCGCCAGGGACTGCGTGATGGTTTGCCCGCCGTCGAGCAGCGTCGGCACCAGCCGATTCGGGTTGTGTGCCTGATACGCAGGCCGGCTCTGCTCGCCGGCGCGCAGGTTCACGCCGATATGGTTCCAGAGGATTCCCTTCAGCGCCATGGCAATGCGAACCCGGTACGCCGCGGAGCTGTTGAAGAAGTTGTACAAATCCATGGTCGACCCGTCTTTATGCAACGCGTACCTCGATATCGGTGAGCCCGGTGATGCCGCCCAGCATGACTTCACCACTGTGTACCGGCCCGACACCTTCGGGCGTGCCGGTGAAAATAAGATCACCGGGCTGTAGTTCGAAAAGCGTCGACAGATTGGCGACGATCTCGGGTACCGACCAGATCAGCTTGTCCAGGTTGCTGCGCTGGCGGTCCTGGCCATTGACCTGCAGCCAGATGTCGCCGGCGGCTGGGTGACCGACCTCGCTGGCGGGATGCAACAGCGAAACTGGCGCGGACTGATCGAAGGCCTTGCCTGGCTCCCAAGGGCGGCCGCGGTCGCGCGCCGCGATCTGCAGATCGCGACGTGTCATGTCGATGCCGACCCCATAACCCCAGATGTGCGAATTGGCGTGTTCGACGGATACGTTCCGCCCCGGGCGGCCAATTGCGGCTACAAGTTCGATCTCAAAATGGAACTGCTCGGTCGCGAGCGGATAGGCAATCTGCGCGCCGGCACCCACCGGGGCGACCACGATTGCATCCGTAGGCTTGCAGAAGAAGAACGGCGCTTCCCGGCTTGGGTCCATGCCCATCTCGCGCACATGCGCGGCGTAGTTGCGGCCAACACAGTAGATCCGGCGGACGGGAAACAGTCCATTTTTACCAGTCACGGGAATCGTGACGGCGGGAATGGGAGGAACAGTGAGTGTCATGTGGAACTCCAGATCGTCGCGCTCGCTGCGCGGATATTGTGAGCGAGACTAGTGGTGCGGACAGATGCCGCTTTCAGAAGACATGCTTGATGCCGACCATCGCCCCGAGTTGCGAGGCACCCGGCAGCGGATTGGCCCCGGCCGATCCGCTGCTGACGGACAGCGCCAACTGGCCATCGTTGTTGATGTAACCTGCCGTGGCATAGACCAATGTGCGTTTGGAAAAGTTGTAGGTGCCGCGCAGCGCGTACAGCATCGCCCTGTTGCCATTTCCGTGATAGCGCAGGTAGTAAATCTGGCCGGCTACATTGATGGCTGGTGTCAGGTCATGGGAGGCGCCGGCGTACCAGAGGTCGCTCAACCCTGCGGGGCTGCCTTCATTGTCGCGGCGCAGCCAGCCCACACCAACCCTGGTTTTGTCCAAAAGTGCATACGCACTGAGCGACAAACGTTGGTCGGACTTCTCACTGGTGTTCAGTCCGGCGAATGCTCCCGATCCGCCACGAAGGACGTCATAGGCCGCGGCCACGCCGAATCGACTGGTCTCGTACTGCACCATTGCCGACCACTCTCGGCAGGCCGAATGGTCTGCCGGGTTCTCACCCGCACAGTTTGTGCCCGCCGGGCTCGGTCCTGCGTTCACTGCGTCGCGGCCGAAGCTGTATGTCGCGCCAATTGTCAGGGCTCCGAACTTTCCCTTGTAGGCAATTGCATTGTCGGCGCGTGCGTTGGGAATGTAGGTATCGAGTGAGCCGGAGCCGAATGTATTCGGGCCGAGGACGTCCGAGTCGAGCATCGACCAAAACAGCATGGTGTACTGGCGACCAAGCGATATCTGTCCCCAGCTACCCGACAGGCCGACCCACGCTTGGCGTCCGAACAGGCGCCCTCCCTGGTTGCTGACTCCCGAGTCGGGCGAGAAGCCGGATTCAAGCACGGCGTTTGCCTTCAGTCCGCCGCCGAGATCTTCGGTGGTACGCAAGCCCCAGCGTGATGGTACGGTGCCAGACAGCGAACTCATGCGGACGACGCTGTTATTGCTGGCACCGATGCGATTTACGTATTCGACGCCCGTATCGACTACGCCATAAAGCGTTACGGATTGCGCGCAGGCGAGCGCAGGCAAGGTCGCGGCGCATGCCAGCGCCAGTTCATTAAACTTCATAGGTCTGCCTCCTCGTGATTTCGTTCTTCTCAGGAAACTATCGGACCGCGTCTGGTCACGCGGCGTCAGGCGCCGTTCGCGCAAGAGGATCACTGCAAATGCGGCATCGGCCATGGGCAGAAGGAAGAGGAAGTACAGGTCATGACCGTGCCATCCGGCGCCCAGCAACATCCCACCAACTATCGGCGACAGCATTCCACCGTCCCGGCCGATGCCGACCGCGAAGGCGATGCCCATAGTTCATACCTGCGGCTGGGTAGAGCGTTAGAGACACCGTTCTTCGAAATATCCGCGCTCACTTGGCCATCCTCCAGAGTTCTCATAAACCCCGTT includes:
- the maiA gene encoding maleylacetoacetate isomerase, with the protein product MDLYNFFNSSAAYRVRIAMALKGILWNHIGVNLRAGEQSRPAYQAHNPNRLVPTLLDGGQTITQSLAIIDYLDRTWPVPRLIPAEGPARIRVMEIALMIACDMHPLNNMRVQQYLSARVGIADADKSEWVAHWLTTGFSALEQWLPADGGWGVGDAPTLADCCLVPQVANALRAGFSLDPFPCVRRTYEHCMRHEAFRVAAPNAQPDYIATH
- a CDS encoding fumarylacetoacetate hydrolase family protein — encoded protein: MTLTVPPIPAVTIPVTGKNGLFPVRRIYCVGRNYAAHVREMGMDPSREAPFFFCKPTDAIVVAPVGAGAQIAYPLATEQFHFEIELVAAIGRPGRNVSVEHANSHIWGYGVGIDMTRRDLQIAARDRGRPWEPGKAFDQSAPVSLLHPASEVGHPAAGDIWLQVNGQDRQRSNLDKLIWSVPEIVANLSTLFELQPGDLIFTGTPEGVGPVHSGEVMLGGITGLTDIEVRVA
- a CDS encoding porin, which encodes MKFNELALACAATLPALACAQSVTLYGVVDTGVEYVNRIGASNNSVVRMSSLSGTVPSRWGLRTTEDLGGGLKANAVLESGFSPDSGVSNQGGRLFGRQAWVGLSGSWGQISLGRQYTMLFWSMLDSDVLGPNTFGSGSLDTYIPNARADNAIAYKGKFGALTIGATYSFGRDAVNAGPSPAGTNCAGENPADHSACREWSAMVQYETSRFGVAAAYDVLRGGSGAFAGLNTSEKSDQRLSLSAYALLDKTRVGVGWLRRDNEGSPAGLSDLWYAGASHDLTPAINVAGQIYYLRYHGNGNRAMLYALRGTYNFSKRTLVYATAGYINNDGQLALSVSSGSAGANPLPGASQLGAMVGIKHVF